A segment of the Fusobacterium ulcerans genome:
TAAGTGTTATTTCCAATGTTATACTTAACTATCTTTTTATATTTACATTGGGATTTGGAGTGCTTGGAGCAGGAATTGCTACTACAATAGCAAGAGGAATAGTAACAGTTATCTATATAGTTTTGACACTATTCACAGATAAATTCTGGGTATCTATACCATTCAGTGCTTTAAAATATGATAGAAATATGATAAAAAGAATATTGAAAGTAGGAATACCAGCAGCAATAGAGCAGGGAATATTCAGAATAGGAATGCTTATATTTGAAATGATGGTAATATCATTGGGGACGATGGCGTATACTTCACACAAGATAGCTCTTACAGCTGAATCATTTTCATTCAATATGGGATTTGGATTTTCAGTTGCAGGAACAGCATTGGTGGGACAGCAGCTTGGAAAAAATTCTCCAAAGAATGCTGAAAGAGATGCAAAGGCAACAACTTTGCTGGCACTTTGTGCAATGTCAGCTTTTGGATTGACATTCTTCATACTTCCTGGAACGATAATAGCAATGTTTACTAAGGAGCCTGCTATTAGAGAGATGGCAACAGGAGCTTTAAGACTGGTGTCAATATGTCAGCCATTCCTTGCAGTATCAATGGTATTGAGTGGTTGTTTGAGAGGAGCTGGAGATACTAAGGCAGTTCTTCTTATAACAAGTCTGGGAATGTATCTCATAAGAATACCACTTACATATCTATTCCTATATAAATTAGATACAGGACTGCTGGGAGCATGGGTAGTTATGTCAATAGATCTAGGATTTAGAAGTATAGCTTGCTACAGAACATTTAAAAAAGGAAGATGGAGATACTTGAGTGTTTAATGAATGGAGGTAGTTTTGGCAGAAAAAAAAATAAACTTCAGATATATTGGGTATGGAAATAGTTTTGCAGATGAATATTGGAGAAAAGAGGACAAGGTAGAGAGCAATCTGTACCTTTTTTCTGATAACAGGATGAAATCTGTATTTGTTAAGAAAATGAAAAGAGATATTTTTTCAAAACAGCCAGAGTTTATGACTATGGATGAGTTTAAAGAGAGAATATTCATTTCTGATAAAATAGTATTGAAAGAGGCTAAGAGAATCTTAGCCTTTTATAAGTCTATACCACAAGATATAAAAGATGAGCTTAATATAAAATCATATTATGACATAATAGATTTTGCAAATAACTTTTTTGCATATTACAGAGAAATGAATATAAACGGCATAGAAAAAATTGAGAATATTCATAACTGGCAGGAAAAATATTTCTACTATTTTGACAGAATAAAAGAGTCATTTGATATGCTGTGTCAGAAACATAGCTATATTCCGAATGACTGGCTTGAGAGTATGGAATATTTTCAGGCAAAGTGGATTCAGAAATACAAAAGAATAATTTTTGTAGATATAATAGAATATCCAGAAATATATAAAAGAATAATAAATAAACTATTGGAAGAAAAAGATATAGAGATAATACTTCAGCTGGAAAAGGGAGATTTCAATGAAGAGGGACTTAAAATAGAAAAAATAACTTTACCAGAAGTATCTCCAAGCAAAATATTTGTATATCAGTCTAAAGATGAACTGGAAGAAAGTATGAGCTTGATTTATCTATTTAAAGGTGAGGGAAAAAGTGGGGACATCTATTCTCCTGTTCCTGAAAATAATACTTATCATAATGTTTTTCCAAGATATTTTGGAAAATCTCAGGCTGTAACAATGAATGATACTAAATTGTATAAATTTTTAAATATTCAGCTGAATATTCTTATGAACATGGAAGAGAAACTTGGAAGAGTTTTTTTGATTTCAGCTTTTAAAGATGCTTTCAATGACAGAGTGTTCAGAGAGTATTATTCATTAACTGGGGATGATATAGCTGCTCTCAATAATTTTATGAGAGAGGACTATAAATATATTTCATCTAAGATATTAGATAGCCAGGAATCTCAATGGCTGATTTCTGGAAATTTAGAATTTAGAGATAAGATGGAGAATATATTTTTCGATTTGAATAGTATAATAGAATTGAAAAGTGTAGATGATATATATGAATATTTTAAAAAGCAGATAAATCTTGAAAAATTTATAGAAGAAGAGTACGGAAGTGTTTTTGAGAAATTCTTTGAAATATTTGGAATAATGAAGAGCAATGAAAGTATGAGTATTCATAGTAGTTTTAATACATATTTCGATGGAAGTCTTGGAAGTTCTCTTTTTAGGCTTGTTATTCAATATATGAAAGATATAGTTGTAGCTTCAAATGAAAAAGTAGATTTTAAAAGAGCTATTGTAAAAAATATAGAAGCTGCTAGATTTGCCAGAGAAACTAAGTCTTTGGATAAGGAGAATGAGAAGTTTGTAAAAACTAATTTCTTCATAGATATTACAGGGGATATTCTTCCGGGAAATATAGGGGATAACCTCATATTTACTGAAAAGCAGAGAAAAGATATGGGAATGGTAAGCAGAGAGGAAAAAAGAGAGATAAAGAAATATAGATTTTTCCAAGCAGTTCTCAGTAACAGTAATGCTGTTATTTTTACTAAAAAGAACGAAGATAAAGGAATAGATGTATCACCGTTTTTAGATGAACTATGTATAAAATATGATTTAGAAGTGAGAAGAGTGCCTGTTGATTTAAATGGAAGTATAGAAGCTATTAAAAATGCTGTATCCAGTGATGAAAAAGGGTATTCAGAGTTTGAAATGGAACTGTTTCCAAAAGATAATGAGGATTTTAAAGATGGAAAGCTGAGTATGGGAGCATATGATTACAGTAATTTGAAACAATGCAGACTGAGATTCTATTTTCAGAAAATGAATAATCTGGAATATGCAGTTTCTCCAGAAGAGAGCGATATAAGCAGCAGATTTTTTGGTATACTTATTCATAAAGTACTGGAAGAGATAGTTAAAGGAATGTGGAAAGAGGTAATTTCAAAAGGGAATTTTGAAATTGATAACGTCTACATAACTGAAGTACTAAGCAGACATTTCTCATATAACAGGGCAAAAATACCAGTGCATATGGATAATTATTGCAGTGAGATAATGATACCAATAATAACTGCCAATATAGAAAAGTTTTTCAGCTATATAGAGGCAAAATATCAAAATGTAAAGATAAAGAGATTTCAAGGAGAAAAGGGAGTATATGAAACAAATCCATTTATAGATGGAGATATTCAGATATTTCTAAGAGGAGTAGCAGATCTGGTAATAGAAAGTGAAATTGGAAACGAAATCATAGACTACAAGACTGGAGGAGCTAACAAAGAACAGCTGGATTATTACAGCATAATTCTATATGAAGATGAAAAGAAAGCTCAAAAATATATTTTCAATGTATGGAAAGGAAATATAGAAGTACATGAAGAGATAAAACTTACAAAAGAGGGGTTAAAAGAGGATATAATTGACTTCTTGAAGAGTAGTGAATATTCTCTGGCTGAAAAAACAGGAACATGCAGCAGCTGTGAATATATAAAAATATGTGGAAGGGGGAGATAATTGTGAAAAACAGACTGGTTTTAAAAGCAAGTGCTGGAACAGGAAAAACTTATCGTCTCTCTCTGGAATATGTAGGGGCATTATGCAGAGGTATAGATTTTAAAGATATACTTGTAATGACTTTTACTAAAAAGGCAACTGCTGAAATAAAAGAAAGAATACTTAAATTTCTTAAAGAACTGGAAGAAAATACAAAAGATGGAGAAAGTATAAAAGAAAATTTGAAGAAGATATATCCAGATATGGAATTTAACCATGAAAAAATATCTTCTATATACAGAGATCTGATTCAAAATAGAGATAAATTAAAAGTATATACTATTGACGCCTTTACCAATCTGATATTTAAAAAGGCGATAGCTCCATATTTAAAAATATATTCATATGAGATAATTGATGATGATGAAAATAGAAAAATCCTTATAAAAACATTTCAGAAGATATTTGATAATAAAGATGATTTCAGAGCTTTTAAAGGTTTTCTGGAGGATAATTCAGAAAAAGATATGGAAAATTATCTTACCCTTATAAAAAATCTGTTAAATGAAAGATGGAAAGTTATTGTGCTGGGAGAAAAGCTGAAAGAGAAAAGAAATGGAATGTCAGCAGAAAGCAACTGGAAATACATGGACAGAATAACTGAGATATTAGAGAGGGTATCTAAAATAAAGGATAAATCTTTGGAGGAGCTTTTTAAAACTTCACTGAAAAAATATCTCTTATGTAAGAATGAAGATGAAAAAGAGAGCTTCATACTTGAAAAAAATGGAGATATTCTGGAGAAAGAAGTATGGAATGGAGTAAAAGTAAAATCTAAAAAAGGTGATATAGATTCTGAGCTGGAAGATATGAAATATATCTATGGAGAGCTGAGAGACAACCTAGCTAAGACTATGTACAATAACAGCGTCATTCCGTATGAGGAAAAGCTTCTGTATATTTTAAATAGAATATATGAGGTTTATGATGATATAAAATTCAGAGAGAAAAGATTTACACATTCTGATATCAGCAGCTACACTTTTAAGTATATCAGAGATAAGGAATTGAATTTTATAAATGAAAATGGAGTGACAGATGAATTTTTTGAAATATTAGATGGGAAAATTGATACTATATTCATAGATGAGTTTCAAGATACAAGTATACTTCAATGGAAAATACTAAAAGATATAATTGATCAGACAAACAATGTAATATGTGTTGGAGATGAAAAGCAGAGTATCTACGGCTGGCGTGGAGGAGAGAAAAAACTCTTTGAAAATCTGGAAAAAATAATAGATGGAAAAGAGGAGAAGCTTTTTACCTGCTTCAGAAGTGAAAAAAATATAGTGAGTTTCACAAATATGATATTCTCAAATATTTCTAAAATGTCAGACAGGGAAGAATTTGGAGAAGAACCATGGAATTTCTATGAGGTAAATTCAAAATCAGAAGATGTATCAGGTCATATAGAAGTATTGAGAAAAAAATCAGAGGAAGAAGCTACAGTAATAGATCAGATAATAAAAAGAATAAAAGATAATTTCAATGGAAATTATAGAGGAATAGGAATATTAGGAAGAACTAATAAAGAGCTGGATATGATAGCAGAAAAGTTATCAGAAGCAGACATTCCATATGTTATAGATTCAAATTCCAATATAGTAGATTACAGAGGAATAAATGGACTTTTTTCTTTGATAAATTATCTTGTAAAAAATGATTATCTAGCACTTTTAGATTTTTTCAGATCGGATTTGATAAATATAAGGGTAAAAGCTCTTAAATATCTGATAAAAAATAGAGAAGATGTAGAAAAATATCTCAATATGGAAGAGGCAGAAATTCTATTAGACGGTGTCGATCTTGAAGTATTGGAAATAGTGAGATATATTAAAAAAGAATATCTGGAGAACAATGGAGAAACAAATTTTCTTACTTATGATATTTTGAAAAAAGCTGGAATAGGTGGAAGATATAACAGTAAAAGCGATATTTCCAATATCTATTCTTTTTATAAAATAATAAAGAGCTATAAATATTTTGAGGAATTTATAGTTGAATTTGAAGATAAAAGAAACAGTGATAAATTTAAAAAGATGGTATTGGAAGATGATAACAGCGTCAATATTATGACAATACATAAATCTAAGGGATTGGAATTTGATACTCTGTTCTATTATTACAATCCTTCATCAAGAGGAAGTTCGAGAGGGAATATGAGATTCTTTCTGAAAATGGATAAAGAATACAATGAGCCTGAAAGTTTTCTGATTACTCATGACAAATTCAAAAAAGTTATAAAATCTCTAGGAAGAGAGTATGACTATCTGGCTGATATAGAAATCAAAGAGAAGCATGAAGAGATAAATAACCTCTATGTAGCTCTCACAAGACCTAAAAATAATCTCTATATAGCAGTTGAAAATGATAAGGAAAATCTTTTTTCTGAAGCTCTTTTTATCAGTGAAGATAAAATAGAAGACGGCGATATTGTACCTAATAAAAGTGAAAAGAAAATATCTAAGGAAAAGAAAAGGGAGTTTGTACTTGATTTATCAACTCCAGAGGCTGAATATAATAAGGCAGAAGAAAGCATGGAAAAAGAGAGAGAAAAAATATACTCTCATGCTCTTGGAAATGAGATAAAAAGAGTAAGAGGAACAACAGTGCATTTCTTCTTGGAAAATATTATACATGGGACTGATGAAGAGGTAGCTTTCTCAAAGGAACTTACTTTTTCAAAATTTGCTTCTGTCATAGGAGAAAAGGCTATAAAAGAACTTTTGTCAGATGAGAATATAGAATATATTTTGAATAAAAACAGAGAGATTTTTTCTGATAAATGGGATTTCATATTTCCTGAATATGAAGTATTTACAGAAGATAAGACATTTAGAATAGACAGACTTATGATAAAAATGCCAAATGAGGAAACTAAGGGAACAGTCTATATAGTCGACTATAAGACTGGGGAAACTGATGAAGAACAGATTGAGAACTATAAAGTCCTTGTAGAAAAACTATTAGAAGACAAAAAAATGCTGGATCAGTTTGAGATAATAACAGAATTTATAGAGTATAAATTGTAATAAAAAGGGAGCTGCAATATGATAATAGAGATGAAGGAACATAATCCACAGTGGGCTTTGATGTATGCTGATGAAGCTGAAAAAATAAAAGAAATACTTGGAGATGAACTTGCAGAGATATATCATATAGGAAGTACTTCTGTAGAGGGCTTAAAAGCAAAACCGGTAATAGATATAATGGGAGTAGTAAAAAATATTGATAATGTAGATCAATATAATGATAAATTTATCAAGCTGGGATATGAACCTATGGGAGAGTATGGTATATCTAAAAGAAGATTTTTTAGAAAAGGTGGAGAAAAGAGAACTCATCATATTCACATATTTCAAATCACTGACAGAGAGAATATTGAGAGACACCTTGCAGTGAGAGATTATTTGAGAGAGTACTCAGAAGATGCAGCTGTATATGGAGAGCTGAAATCGGAGTTAGCACAAAAATATCCAAGAGATATAGAAGCTTACTGTGATGGAAAAGATTCCTTTGTAAAAAATTTAGAGAAAAAAGCTCTTGCATGGTATAGAAAGTAGAAATTTAAAGTTTTGACAAGGGAGGGTTTTATGAAAAATATATTAGTGGTTGTTGGAAGCGGAAGAAAAAATGGAAACACAGAACAATTAGCAGATTCTTTTATAAAAGGTGCTGAAGAAGCTGGACATCATGTGAAAAAAGTCTTCTTAGGAAACAAGACAATAAATGGATGTATAGGATGTAATGCCTGCCGTTATGGGAAGCCATGTATACAGAAAGATGATTTTAATGAGATGATTCCTGATATAAAAAACTGTGATTTGCTGGTTTTTGCTTCTCCACTTTTTTTCTGGACAATTTCAGCAAAAATAAAAGCTTTTATTGAGCGTTTTTACTGCATTGCAGAAGAGGATCCAAATCCACCATTGGGAAGATATGAAAAATATCCTGTAAAAGACTGTGCACTGCTTATGACTTCAGCAGATAATTTCTTCTGGACATTTGAACAGGCAGCTTCATATTACCAGTTTACTTTAGTGAATTATATAGGATTTAAAGATAAGGGAATGGTCCTTGCAGGAGGATGCGGAAATACTAATGGCAAGCCTAAGATTAAAGAAACAGGGCATCTTTTAAGAGCATATGAATTTGGTAAAAGAATATATGAATAAAAAAAGAGAATGATTTATTCATTCTCTTTTTGCTTTATAAGCTAATAGTTTAATTCTTTTAACACTGTATCAATCTCTTCACTTTTTTCCTGAGGAGCATTGATAAAAATAAACGTATTTTCTATTCTGGAAATAACCTTGTATTTTGCATTAGCTTTCAATGTAAATCTTGAAGTATTACCCATAGTTTTTTGAGTTTGAACACTTTTATTTCCCTTTGATTTTTCAAAAGTTTCTTTGTTGAGATTATAAGAGCTGACTGCCACATCTACATTTTCAACAACGAAAAATTCAATTTGATAACCATCTTTTCTAGCAATTATCACATCTTTAATCGCTTTAGAAGGATATTGAGATGTAATATTTATTACTTCATATCCATTTTTTCCCATCTTACTTTCAAAATCTTCAACTGTCATAGCTTTTTTACTTCCACAGCCTATTAATGCAAAGATTAATATTGCTCCAATTAAAACTGAAATAATTTTTTTCATGAAATCCCCCTTGATAAGTTTTATAGTTAATTATATCATGGAATATTTGTGAGTTGTTAACTTATTTTGAAGGGAAAAAAGCTTTGAAGAAAAGATTGTAGAAATATTGAAAGAAATGGAGCAAAGAAAAATTTAAATAAAAAAATAAGCTCCTTTACAAAAGTAAGAGGGAGCTTATTCTTTCTCTAATCAAGTTTTATATTTCAATTATATTATTTTGTTATTCGTAAGTCAATATTTTTAGTCTCTAAGTGCCAATGGCATTAAAATATATCTGTAATCCTCTTTTCCTGTTTCAGTTATTTCAAACATAGAAGAAGAACCGCTTCCTTTAATAACTGGATTATCTGAAATATTATCTATATATTCAGCAAGGAATTTACAGTTCAATGAAGATTTAAAATCTTCACCCTCTTTTATCATATTAACTTTTTGGTTAATTTTAGCTTTTCCAGAAAAAGCATTGATTAAAAGAGTTTTTCCTTTAAAATCAAATATAGCACCAAATTTAGCATCTACACTTGTCTTAGCCACTGTTATAACTCTTTTTAAAGCACTTTTTAATTCATCTCTGTTAAATTCCATAACTTTACTAAAAGAATTATTAGCAAGAATACCTTTGAAATCAGGGAAAGGAAGAGCTATAGTCTTGCTTGAGAAATAAGCATTTTCCCAAGTAAGAATAACATTTTCTCCACTAAATCCGATAGTTACTTCTTTTTCTGAATCTTTTAAAAGTTTGCATATAACATTTATTGTATCCATAGGAATAGATATTTCTTTTTCCACATGACAGTTTTTATCAGCTTTCATATAAAGAAGTCTGTAAGAATCTGTAGATACAAGATTAATTTCATTTAATTTGAAAATAACTCTTACACAGTTTATTTGAATGTTATCATTTGTCAGAGAAGCTGCAAACTTAGATTTTTCAAGAAGTTTTACAAGCTCTCCTCCAGTTATAGCAAGAAGCTTGATAGGTGTAGTTTCAGTAATCACAGGGAAAGTTCCCTCTTCAAGTATTGAAAACTCTGCCTGATGTACTGTTATAAACCCATTGTTTAAGATAAATTCAATGTATTCTTCATCTAGCAATTTTATATATTCAAGAAGAAGAAATGGTTTTAAAACAAGGCTTCCCTCTTCTTTAACATCAGCTTCCACTTTTCTTATATGATCTACTTCCAGATTAGTTCCTACAAAAGTAATAAGATTATTTTCAGCTTTTATTTGTAATCCTGAAACAATAGGTTTGATAGGATTATCTTTTAATATATTTGTATATTCAGAAAGTATTGAAATCAATTCCTCTCTTTTTATAGAAAATTTCATTTGTGCCTCCAAAGGTATTTGTTAATCAGCAATCAATATTTCTTGCCAGTATTTATTCTGTAGGTCAAGAGTGTCATGAATATCTCTCAATACTTGAGTATTTTTTAGATCTTCTATTTGGAACAGAGGTTCTACTTCCATTAATTCTCTAGCAGGAATATTAATAGATGGTGTTTCTAATATATCTGCTAATTGAGCATATATTTCTGGTCTGTGGATAAATTCGATAAACTTGTAAGCATTCTCTTTATGAGGAGCATTGCTGAGAATAACAAATGAATCTACATAAGCAGTTCCGCCTTTTTCAGGAATAATGAAATCAACTTTTTTTCTTTCATCTGCATCAAGTTCTCTAAATATGTTGTCAGGATATCCTTGTACTACCCAGAAATCACCACTGGCAAATCCTTTTCCAAAAGATTCAGAATCAAATTTAGCTATATTTTTTTTCCATCCTTTTACCATTTCAGCAGCATCAGCTATATCTTTTTCATTAGATGTAGTCTGATCTTTTCCATTCATAGCAAGAGCTGATGTCATAACTTCTCTCATATCATCTAAAAGAGTCATTCTTCCTTTTAAATCACTTCTGTTGTAAATAGAATAATCTCTTGGATAATCTTTTACATAGTCTTTATTAACTGCAATAACAGTAGCTCCCATTACATAAGGAACTTCATAATCATTGTTTTTATCAAAATATTGAAGCTTTTCAAGTACCAAAGGATCTATATTTTTTAATGTAGATAATTTACTTTTATCAAGTTTGTCTATCATTTTTTCTTTCATCATAATTTCAGTATAGTCAGCTGATGGAAGTACAATATCATATCCAGCTCCACCTGCTTTTAGTTTTGTAAACATTTCCTCATTAGAAGAATAGATGTCTTCAATAACTTTTATACCAGTTTCTTTTTCAAATGCCTGATAAGTTTCCTTTGGAATATAATCAGCCCATCCATAGATGTATAAAGTATTTTCATCTTTGTTGCTCTTTCCACAAGAAATCAAAGTGAAAGCCAAAGTTAATAGTAATAGTATTTTTTTCATTTATCAATCCTCCTAAGTTCATAATCTTTTAATATTTTAATATAGAATAGACATTAAGTCAATTAAATTTCATATTAGTGGTAGAGAGAAATTTCAGTTAAAATCTTTGAAATGTCCTCAGCAAAGTATGTTTTTGGTTTAACTTTAAGTGCCATATTTTCCAGATAAATAAAAGATTTAACAACTGGATATATTTCATTGTTGAAAACCATTCCATATTTCATTCCTGTTTTAAAAGAACGCATTATATTTTTACTCATGCTGTCTTTTTGCAGATAACTTCCTTTTGAATTTTTGAAGATATTATTAATTTCTACAGTCAATATATTCATTTTTTCAGGATTAATTTTTATCTCTGCCATGTTGTTTAAAATATTTGGTATTTCAGAATAATTATATTTAGAAATAGCCGAAAGAAGTTTAAATAGATTTGTTCTTGTTTCATCTTTTACTGAAGAAAGAACATTACAGTCTTGGAAATATATATAACCGTCACTTCCGAGAATGATATTTCCCATATGGAGATTATTGTGGAAAGTACCTATTTTTAAAATAAAGAAAAGCTGGATTCTTATTACTTCTAAAACATCTTTATAGCTGAGCCTTCTATTTTCAAGCATTTGATAAAAATATGTTCCATATGTATATTTGCTCACCAGCATAATATCTGATGTAAGATAAGCATATATAGATGGAAATCTTAGCCTTGCAAAACCTTTGTAGTCACTATATTGAGAAAG
Coding sequences within it:
- a CDS encoding MATE family efflux transporter; amino-acid sequence: MDIKREWRRNKKVFAAIMAIALPAIADLFVQTLLGFFDMIMVGKLGPVAISSVGVGNAPVQAVIPVFFAISIGTTAIVSRAFGSDNKKEGKNSMAQSIILSVPFSIIIAGLLLVFGGNILSLVGRADDMDLVRTTEYYRAVVMGLPFLCFNVVFAAAYRSTSKSTIPMVANLISVISNVILNYLFIFTLGFGVLGAGIATTIARGIVTVIYIVLTLFTDKFWVSIPFSALKYDRNMIKRILKVGIPAAIEQGIFRIGMLIFEMMVISLGTMAYTSHKIALTAESFSFNMGFGFSVAGTALVGQQLGKNSPKNAERDAKATTLLALCAMSAFGLTFFILPGTIIAMFTKEPAIREMATGALRLVSICQPFLAVSMVLSGCLRGAGDTKAVLLITSLGMYLIRIPLTYLFLYKLDTGLLGAWVVMSIDLGFRSIACYRTFKKGRWRYLSV
- a CDS encoding PD-(D/E)XK nuclease family protein, with the translated sequence MAEKKINFRYIGYGNSFADEYWRKEDKVESNLYLFSDNRMKSVFVKKMKRDIFSKQPEFMTMDEFKERIFISDKIVLKEAKRILAFYKSIPQDIKDELNIKSYYDIIDFANNFFAYYREMNINGIEKIENIHNWQEKYFYYFDRIKESFDMLCQKHSYIPNDWLESMEYFQAKWIQKYKRIIFVDIIEYPEIYKRIINKLLEEKDIEIILQLEKGDFNEEGLKIEKITLPEVSPSKIFVYQSKDELEESMSLIYLFKGEGKSGDIYSPVPENNTYHNVFPRYFGKSQAVTMNDTKLYKFLNIQLNILMNMEEKLGRVFLISAFKDAFNDRVFREYYSLTGDDIAALNNFMREDYKYISSKILDSQESQWLISGNLEFRDKMENIFFDLNSIIELKSVDDIYEYFKKQINLEKFIEEEYGSVFEKFFEIFGIMKSNESMSIHSSFNTYFDGSLGSSLFRLVIQYMKDIVVASNEKVDFKRAIVKNIEAARFARETKSLDKENEKFVKTNFFIDITGDILPGNIGDNLIFTEKQRKDMGMVSREEKREIKKYRFFQAVLSNSNAVIFTKKNEDKGIDVSPFLDELCIKYDLEVRRVPVDLNGSIEAIKNAVSSDEKGYSEFEMELFPKDNEDFKDGKLSMGAYDYSNLKQCRLRFYFQKMNNLEYAVSPEESDISSRFFGILIHKVLEEIVKGMWKEVISKGNFEIDNVYITEVLSRHFSYNRAKIPVHMDNYCSEIMIPIITANIEKFFSYIEAKYQNVKIKRFQGEKGVYETNPFIDGDIQIFLRGVADLVIESEIGNEIIDYKTGGANKEQLDYYSIILYEDEKKAQKYIFNVWKGNIEVHEEIKLTKEGLKEDIIDFLKSSEYSLAEKTGTCSSCEYIKICGRGR
- the dnaN gene encoding DNA polymerase III subunit beta; protein product: MKFSIKREELISILSEYTNILKDNPIKPIVSGLQIKAENNLITFVGTNLEVDHIRKVEADVKEEGSLVLKPFLLLEYIKLLDEEYIEFILNNGFITVHQAEFSILEEGTFPVITETTPIKLLAITGGELVKLLEKSKFAASLTNDNIQINCVRVIFKLNEINLVSTDSYRLLYMKADKNCHVEKEISIPMDTINVICKLLKDSEKEVTIGFSGENVILTWENAYFSSKTIALPFPDFKGILANNSFSKVMEFNRDELKSALKRVITVAKTSVDAKFGAIFDFKGKTLLINAFSGKAKINQKVNMIKEGEDFKSSLNCKFLAEYIDNISDNPVIKGSGSSSMFEITETGKEDYRYILMPLALRD
- a CDS encoding GrpB family protein, with the protein product MIIEMKEHNPQWALMYADEAEKIKEILGDELAEIYHIGSTSVEGLKAKPVIDIMGVVKNIDNVDQYNDKFIKLGYEPMGEYGISKRRFFRKGGEKRTHHIHIFQITDRENIERHLAVRDYLREYSEDAAVYGELKSELAQKYPRDIEAYCDGKDSFVKNLEKKALAWYRK
- a CDS encoding UvrD-helicase domain-containing protein; the encoded protein is MKNRLVLKASAGTGKTYRLSLEYVGALCRGIDFKDILVMTFTKKATAEIKERILKFLKELEENTKDGESIKENLKKIYPDMEFNHEKISSIYRDLIQNRDKLKVYTIDAFTNLIFKKAIAPYLKIYSYEIIDDDENRKILIKTFQKIFDNKDDFRAFKGFLEDNSEKDMENYLTLIKNLLNERWKVIVLGEKLKEKRNGMSAESNWKYMDRITEILERVSKIKDKSLEELFKTSLKKYLLCKNEDEKESFILEKNGDILEKEVWNGVKVKSKKGDIDSELEDMKYIYGELRDNLAKTMYNNSVIPYEEKLLYILNRIYEVYDDIKFREKRFTHSDISSYTFKYIRDKELNFINENGVTDEFFEILDGKIDTIFIDEFQDTSILQWKILKDIIDQTNNVICVGDEKQSIYGWRGGEKKLFENLEKIIDGKEEKLFTCFRSEKNIVSFTNMIFSNISKMSDREEFGEEPWNFYEVNSKSEDVSGHIEVLRKKSEEEATVIDQIIKRIKDNFNGNYRGIGILGRTNKELDMIAEKLSEADIPYVIDSNSNIVDYRGINGLFSLINYLVKNDYLALLDFFRSDLINIRVKALKYLIKNREDVEKYLNMEEAEILLDGVDLEVLEIVRYIKKEYLENNGETNFLTYDILKKAGIGGRYNSKSDISNIYSFYKIIKSYKYFEEFIVEFEDKRNSDKFKKMVLEDDNSVNIMTIHKSKGLEFDTLFYYYNPSSRGSSRGNMRFFLKMDKEYNEPESFLITHDKFKKVIKSLGREYDYLADIEIKEKHEEINNLYVALTRPKNNLYIAVENDKENLFSEALFISEDKIEDGDIVPNKSEKKISKEKKREFVLDLSTPEAEYNKAEESMEKEREKIYSHALGNEIKRVRGTTVHFFLENIIHGTDEEVAFSKELTFSKFASVIGEKAIKELLSDENIEYILNKNREIFSDKWDFIFPEYEVFTEDKTFRIDRLMIKMPNEETKGTVYIVDYKTGETDEEQIENYKVLVEKLLEDKKMLDQFEIITEFIEYKL
- a CDS encoding extracellular solute-binding protein — its product is MKKILLLLTLAFTLISCGKSNKDENTLYIYGWADYIPKETYQAFEKETGIKVIEDIYSSNEEMFTKLKAGGAGYDIVLPSADYTEIMMKEKMIDKLDKSKLSTLKNIDPLVLEKLQYFDKNNDYEVPYVMGATVIAVNKDYVKDYPRDYSIYNRSDLKGRMTLLDDMREVMTSALAMNGKDQTTSNEKDIADAAEMVKGWKKNIAKFDSESFGKGFASGDFWVVQGYPDNIFRELDADERKKVDFIIPEKGGTAYVDSFVILSNAPHKENAYKFIEFIHRPEIYAQLADILETPSINIPARELMEVEPLFQIEDLKNTQVLRDIHDTLDLQNKYWQEILIAD
- a CDS encoding flavodoxin family protein; its protein translation is MKNILVVVGSGRKNGNTEQLADSFIKGAEEAGHHVKKVFLGNKTINGCIGCNACRYGKPCIQKDDFNEMIPDIKNCDLLVFASPLFFWTISAKIKAFIERFYCIAEEDPNPPLGRYEKYPVKDCALLMTSADNFFWTFEQAASYYQFTLVNYIGFKDKGMVLAGGCGNTNGKPKIKETGHLLRAYEFGKRIYE
- a CDS encoding AarF/UbiB family protein, with the translated sequence MLLLNFIRLVSSFHSRKLPNPNIITKLGILGIRIAQEYSSRFDVIDIEKCIYLSGFQTSDTEKEDRHLLTLLPKKSPLLSQMEYYDNDSYSYSDINYLFKGCLKNGIEITIKAVNENAKKNFTKKVISLEKELRFFSWFYPGFNRKYKTVEIMENLKKVTEQKLNLNNEIKSTELLKDYLSQYSDYKGFARLRFPSIYAYLTSDIMLVSKYTYGTYFYQMLENRRLSYKDVLEVIRIQLFFILKIGTFHNNLHMGNIILGSDGYIYFQDCNVLSSVKDETRTNLFKLLSAISKYNYSEIPNILNNMAEIKINPEKMNILTVEINNIFKNSKGSYLQKDSMSKNIMRSFKTGMKYGMVFNNEIYPVVKSFIYLENMALKVKPKTYFAEDISKILTEISLYH